The Streptomyces rubrogriseus genomic sequence GGGCACGGAGGAGAGGGCGTCCACGACCCGCATGACGCCCCGGTCGACCCAGCCGCCGAGCGCACCGGCGGTGGCCCCCACGGCGGTGCCGACGACCGTCGCGGTCAGTGCGGCGGCCATCCCGACGAGCAGGGAGACGCGCAGGCCGTACACGCAGCGCAGCAGCAGGTCGCGGCCGACGTCGTCGGTGCCGAAGGGGTGCGCCCAGCCGGGGGCCTGGAGCTTGGCGGCCAGGTCCACGGCCTGCTGGTCCAGCCGCACCAGCGGCGGCACGAGCAGCACCGCGAGCACGGTCACGGTCAGCAGCACGGCGGAGGTGCGCAGGCGCAGGGTGCGGTGGGAGCGGCGGTCGTCACCGCGGGAGCGCCAGGCGGGGGCGGCGCCCTCCGGCTTCCCGGCCGTGGTCTCAGCCACGGACACCACCCCGCACGCGCTCCGCAGCCGACGGGACGTCACATCTCACTGAGCTTCACCCTCGGGTCGAAGAGTCCGTAGAGCAGGTCGGCCAGCAGGTTGCCGGCGAGTACTGCGACGGTGGCGAGAACGGTCAGGGCGGCGAGCAGCGGGAAGTCGACGGCGGTGGCGGCCTCGACGGTGGCCGCGGCGATGCCCGGCCAGCTGAAGACGGTCTCCACCAGCAGGGCGCCGGTGATGAGTTCGGGAACGCGGGAGCCGATCAGGGTGAGCACGGGCAGCAGCCCCGAGCGCAGCGCGTGTCCGACCAGGACGGTGCCCTCCGCGAGTCCGCGGGCCCGGGCGCCGCGCACCGGGTCCTCCGCGAGTGCGTCGCCGACGCCCTGGCGCACGTAGAGGGTGAACCAGGGCAGTTGGGAGACGGCGAGCACACCGGCGGGCAGCACGATGTGGCCCGCGACCTGTCCCGGGGTGACCTGTTGGCTGGCGGTGTCGGTCAGACCGCCGGCGGGCAGCACGTCCCACTGGAGGGCGAACAGCCACACGGCGAGCAGCGCGATCCAGAAGACCGGCGCCGCCTCCAGGGTGTACGAGAGCGAGGTGACCGCCCGGTCGAGCACCGAGCCCGGCCGGCGGGCCGCCAGCACGCCGAGGAGCAGGCCGAGGCCGACGGCGACGGCGAAGGCGACGGCGCACAACAGCGCGGACCAGACGAGCCGTTCACCGATGACCTGCGTCACCGGCTGCCGCAGCACGCTGGAGTGGCCGAGATCGCCGGTGAGCGCGGAGGTCAGCCAGTGCCACCAGCGGGCGACGAAGGACTCGTCCACCCCGAGGTTCTCGCGCAGCCGGTCCAGGGTCTCCTGGTCGGCGCCGAGCGCGGCGGTGCCGGCGTACGCCCTGACGGGGTCGAAGGGTGAGGCGGCGG encodes the following:
- a CDS encoding ABC transporter permease, with amino-acid sequence MARLVGRRALFAVPVVLVVTFGAFAIAAASPFDPVRAYAGTAALGADQETLDRLRENLGVDESFVARWWHWLTSALTGDLGHSSVLRQPVTQVIGERLVWSALLCAVAFAVAVGLGLLLGVLAARRPGSVLDRAVTSLSYTLEAAPVFWIALLAVWLFALQWDVLPAGGLTDTASQQVTPGQVAGHIVLPAGVLAVSQLPWFTLYVRQGVGDALAEDPVRGARARGLAEGTVLVGHALRSGLLPVLTLIGSRVPELITGALLVETVFSWPGIAAATVEAATAVDFPLLAALTVLATVAVLAGNLLADLLYGLFDPRVKLSEM